From Microcystis aeruginosa NIES-2549, a single genomic window includes:
- a CDS encoding photosystem II reaction center protein T, whose product MESVAYILVLTMALSVIFFAIAFREPPRIQK is encoded by the coding sequence ATGGAAAGCGTCGCTTACATTTTAGTTTTAACTATGGCTTTGTCGGTAATTTTCTTCGCCATCGCCTTCCGGGAACCTCCCCGGATTCAAAAGTAA
- the nrdR gene encoding transcriptional regulator NrdR, translating into MQCPNCQHTDSRVLESRSSENGQSIRRRRECLQCKHRFTTYERIEFVPITVIKKDGKRESFDRCKLLRGIVRACEKTGIPHSRLEAIVNDIESRLQQDSKREVTSQEIGQLVLEYLRQESEVAYVRFASVYGNFQGIRDFIAALALLQSSEIERAYPSWSPVEEASVITSS; encoded by the coding sequence ATGCAATGCCCTAATTGTCAGCATACCGATAGTCGCGTTTTAGAGTCCCGTTCCTCCGAAAACGGTCAGAGCATTCGTCGTCGTCGTGAATGCTTACAATGTAAACATCGCTTCACCACCTACGAGCGCATCGAATTCGTGCCGATCACGGTGATTAAAAAAGATGGTAAACGGGAATCCTTCGATCGCTGCAAACTGCTGCGCGGGATCGTCCGCGCTTGCGAAAAAACCGGCATTCCCCACTCAAGATTAGAGGCGATCGTCAATGATATCGAATCCCGTCTGCAGCAAGACTCAAAACGGGAGGTAACAAGTCAGGAGATCGGTCAATTAGTCCTAGAATATCTCCGGCAAGAATCGGAAGTGGCCTATGTGCGCTTTGCTTCGGTTTACGGCAATTTTCAGGGAATTAGAGACTTTATCGCCGCTTTAGCTCTGCTGCAATCCTCCGAAATCGAACGCGCCTACCCTTCTTGGTCTCCAGTGGAAGAAGCCAGCGTAATCACCTCGTCTTAA
- a CDS encoding DUF3120 domain-containing protein, with protein sequence MLNSTLVPSNPDRLKPLVPNWEKCQSVFWTAAFLVSVPVFMQAPLVRYYPEVSLVLTFFWVGLGIWLLKQAKISLWGDLLLGFSWSWLAGSLYWGWWRWEPLIHIPMEAIGLPFVLWGLYKGRGKVGNLFYLGSLLGTAITDVYFYLTGLIPYWRQLMTVELDPNLVSPIFHNALAQIETPWGISWAIVLLNLLLAIGIYPLQKRVCHWWAFSGAVLSTILVDGLFWITASLA encoded by the coding sequence TTGCTCAACTCTACTCTAGTTCCCAGCAATCCCGATCGCCTGAAACCCCTAGTCCCCAACTGGGAAAAATGTCAATCCGTCTTTTGGACAGCAGCATTTCTGGTCTCGGTTCCCGTGTTCATGCAAGCGCCCCTAGTGCGCTACTATCCCGAAGTTAGCCTAGTTTTAACCTTTTTCTGGGTGGGGTTAGGGATTTGGCTGCTCAAACAAGCAAAAATCAGTCTTTGGGGGGATTTACTTTTGGGCTTTAGTTGGAGTTGGTTAGCAGGTTCTCTGTACTGGGGTTGGTGGCGTTGGGAACCGTTAATCCATATTCCCATGGAAGCGATCGGGCTGCCCTTTGTTCTCTGGGGATTATACAAAGGTCGCGGCAAAGTGGGCAATCTTTTCTATCTGGGTTCTTTGTTAGGAACGGCCATCACCGATGTATATTTCTATCTAACGGGACTAATCCCCTACTGGCGACAATTAATGACCGTGGAACTAGACCCCAACCTAGTATCGCCGATATTTCATAACGCCTTGGCCCAAATTGAGACCCCCTGGGGCATCAGTTGGGCGATCGTGCTGCTCAACCTGCTCTTAGCGATCGGTATTTATCCTTTGCAAAAAAGGGTATGTCATTGGTGGGCATTTAGCGGGGCTGTATTGAGTACAATTTTAGTCGATGGTTTATTTTGGATTACCGCCTCTCTGGCCTAA
- a CDS encoding VOC family protein, with translation MHHASIRTANIHRAIAFYQLLGFNLEERFTTGYTLACWLTGLNGRIELIQIPEPKPAPDAFSDQHYVGYYHLSFDLTENVSNLPEWLEKLTNKFQQAHQEDADLYQPLNILLPPQQQMIGDHVYEVTFIADTDGLPLEFIRRLT, from the coding sequence ATGCACCATGCTTCTATTCGTACCGCTAATATCCATCGGGCGATCGCTTTTTACCAACTTCTCGGTTTTAACCTAGAGGAAAGATTCACCACGGGTTATACTTTGGCCTGTTGGCTAACAGGATTAAACGGACGCATCGAATTAATCCAAATTCCTGAACCGAAACCCGCCCCCGATGCCTTTAGCGATCAGCATTATGTCGGTTATTATCACTTGTCTTTTGACCTAACAGAAAATGTCAGCAATCTACCAGAATGGTTAGAAAAATTAACAAATAAATTTCAGCAAGCCCATCAAGAGGATGCCGATTTATATCAACCTTTAAACATTCTTTTGCCCCCCCAACAACAGATGATCGGCGATCATGTCTATGAAGTCACCTTTATTGCCGATACAGACGGTTTACCCCTAGAATTTATCCGTCGTTTAACCTAA
- a CDS encoding gamma carbonic anhydrase family protein: MSLDNLRSTSNFWPLVDVSQAAFIAPNATVIGDISLAVGVSVWYGAVLRADVERIEIGAYTNIQDGAILHGDPGKITILEDYVTIGHRAVIHAAHIERGCLIGIGAVILDGVRVGAGSIVGAGSIVTKDIPPRSLVVGIPAKRVREVSPQEAQELIEHAERYAKLALVHGGKGTDTGFPKRAD, translated from the coding sequence ATGTCTTTAGATAACTTAAGATCAACTTCTAATTTCTGGCCCCTTGTCGATGTCAGTCAAGCGGCTTTTATCGCCCCCAATGCCACGGTAATAGGCGATATTTCCCTAGCTGTGGGGGTGAGTGTTTGGTATGGGGCGGTATTGCGTGCCGACGTGGAACGCATCGAAATTGGGGCCTATACTAATATCCAAGATGGGGCGATCCTACACGGAGATCCGGGCAAAATTACTATCCTTGAAGATTACGTTACCATCGGGCATCGGGCGGTAATTCACGCAGCCCATATTGAGCGCGGTTGTTTAATCGGCATTGGGGCAGTGATTCTCGATGGTGTGCGCGTCGGGGCGGGTAGTATTGTCGGGGCGGGTAGTATTGTGACAAAAGATATACCACCGCGATCTTTAGTGGTGGGCATTCCCGCTAAACGCGTCCGGGAAGTGTCGCCACAGGAGGCTCAAGAGTTGATCGAACACGCCGAGCGCTATGCTAAACTTGCCCTCGTTCATGGGGGAAAAGGTACTGATACTGGATTCCCAAAACGGGCGGATTAG
- a CDS encoding FAD-binding oxidoreductase, protein MKSNCQNLIEELSHLEIITDPGQVAKLSLDYYHFSPILEAQLQDKRADLVIRPHNSQEVIDIAKTCVKYQIPLTVRGAGTGNYGQCVPLRGGVILDTTKLTKIISIEPGTARVEAGVKMAFFDKQARAIGWELRMAPSTYRTATIGGFIGGGSVGMGSINYGQLKDRGNLQAVQLVTLEAEPKIIELRGDEVEKVNHAYGTNGIITELEIALAPCYPWAEFIVTFADFITAAKFGQALSDSDGIVKKMVSVHSWPIPAYFTALKDYLPTGKAAVLLIVSDSDRVALESLIKEYNGELTYYKTPEETQKGNSILEFTWNHTTLHARSFNPKITYLQAFYFNLATVEKLYNYFGEEIMMHLEFLRFQGKVIPAGLPLLEFTTETRLNEIIAIYEQQGAAIANPHTYIMEDGGSRQINPLQLEFKQLVDPYGLNNPGKMRAWVEARG, encoded by the coding sequence ATGAAATCTAACTGTCAAAATCTCATTGAAGAACTTTCCCATCTGGAAATTATCACCGATCCGGGGCAAGTGGCGAAACTTTCCTTAGATTATTATCATTTTAGTCCCATTTTAGAAGCACAACTGCAAGATAAACGGGCTGATTTAGTCATTCGTCCCCACAATAGCCAAGAAGTTATTGACATCGCTAAAACCTGCGTTAAATACCAAATTCCTTTAACAGTTAGAGGTGCGGGGACAGGTAATTATGGTCAATGTGTTCCCTTACGGGGAGGAGTAATTTTAGACACAACCAAACTAACAAAAATTATCTCGATCGAACCGGGTACAGCACGGGTAGAAGCGGGGGTAAAAATGGCATTTTTTGATAAACAAGCTCGCGCAATTGGGTGGGAATTAAGAATGGCTCCCTCTACCTATCGGACGGCGACAATTGGCGGTTTTATCGGGGGTGGCAGTGTGGGCATGGGTTCAATTAATTATGGACAATTGAAGGATAGAGGCAATCTGCAAGCAGTGCAATTAGTCACCCTAGAAGCGGAACCAAAAATTATCGAACTACGGGGGGATGAGGTAGAAAAAGTCAATCATGCCTACGGAACAAATGGCATTATTACCGAGTTAGAAATAGCCCTCGCTCCCTGTTATCCTTGGGCAGAATTTATCGTTACTTTTGCCGATTTTATCACCGCCGCTAAATTCGGTCAAGCTCTCAGTGATAGTGATGGCATTGTCAAGAAAATGGTTAGTGTTCACTCTTGGCCAATTCCTGCTTATTTTACTGCTCTTAAGGATTATTTACCCACGGGAAAAGCGGCAGTTTTGTTAATAGTATCGGACAGCGATCGAGTCGCATTAGAATCTTTAATTAAAGAATATAATGGTGAACTTACCTACTATAAAACGCCAGAAGAAACTCAAAAAGGCAACAGTATCTTAGAATTTACTTGGAATCATACCACTCTCCATGCGCGTAGTTTTAACCCCAAGATAACTTATCTACAAGCTTTTTATTTTAATCTAGCCACGGTAGAGAAACTCTATAATTATTTTGGGGAGGAAATAATGATGCACCTAGAATTTTTGAGATTTCAAGGTAAAGTTATTCCCGCCGGTCTTCCCTTGCTAGAATTTACCACAGAAACTCGATTAAATGAGATTATTGCTATCTATGAACAACAGGGGGCAGCTATTGCCAATCCTCACACTTATATCATGGAAGATGGCGGCAGCAGACAGATTAATCCGCTACAACTAGAATTTAAACAACTCGTCGATCCCTACGGATTGAACAATCCGGGTAAAATGCGAGCATGGGTTGAAGCAAGGGGGTAG
- a CDS encoding 30S ribosomal protein S1: MTTQKTANKNIGFTHEDFAALLDKYDYHFSPGDVVAGTVFSMEPRGALIDIGAKTAAFIPVQEMSINRVDNPEEVLQPNETREFFILTDENEDGQLTLSIRRIEYMRAWERVRQLQKEDATVRSNVFATNRGGALVRIEGLRGFIPGSHISTREAKEDLVGQELPLKFLEVDEDRNRLVLSHRRALVERKMNGLAVGQVVIGSVRGIKPYGAFIDIGGVSGLLHISEISHDHIDTPHTVFNVNDELKVMIIDLDAERGRISLSTKQLEPEPGDMLKNRPLVFEKAEEMAIKYREKRLAEAEGRTVSEVVEEIEVPPALEEEDLVLAATEE; this comes from the coding sequence ATGACCACCCAAAAAACCGCAAACAAAAACATAGGCTTTACCCATGAAGATTTTGCCGCCCTTCTAGACAAATACGATTATCATTTCAGTCCGGGAGATGTTGTCGCCGGGACTGTTTTCAGCATGGAACCCCGGGGAGCGCTCATCGATATCGGTGCTAAAACCGCCGCTTTTATCCCCGTGCAGGAGATGTCGATCAACCGCGTCGATAATCCCGAAGAAGTTTTACAACCCAACGAAACCAGGGAATTTTTCATTCTTACCGACGAGAATGAAGATGGACAGCTAACCCTGTCGATCCGTCGCATCGAATATATGCGCGCTTGGGAACGGGTGCGTCAATTGCAAAAAGAAGATGCTACCGTGCGCTCGAATGTTTTCGCCACTAACCGTGGTGGGGCATTAGTCAGAATTGAAGGTCTCCGCGGCTTTATCCCCGGTTCTCACATTAGCACCAGAGAAGCGAAAGAGGATTTAGTCGGTCAGGAATTGCCCTTAAAGTTTTTAGAAGTGGACGAAGATCGCAACCGTCTGGTTTTAAGTCATCGTCGCGCTTTAGTGGAACGCAAGATGAACGGTTTAGCCGTGGGACAGGTGGTAATCGGTTCCGTGCGCGGAATCAAGCCCTACGGTGCTTTCATCGATATCGGTGGAGTCAGTGGTTTACTGCATATTTCCGAAATTTCTCACGATCACATTGACACCCCCCACACGGTTTTCAATGTCAATGATGAGTTGAAAGTGATGATTATCGATCTCGATGCCGAAAGAGGTCGCATTTCCCTCTCGACTAAACAATTAGAACCCGAACCGGGAGATATGCTAAAAAATCGCCCGTTAGTGTTTGAAAAAGCCGAAGAAATGGCGATTAAATACCGAGAAAAACGTCTAGCGGAAGCGGAAGGCCGGACCGTCTCGGAAGTGGTCGAAGAAATCGAAGTTCCCCCCGCCTTGGAGGAGGAAGATTTAGTTCTCGCCGCCACCGAGGAGTAG
- a CDS encoding photosystem II protein Y, whose translation MDWRVLIVLTPLLIAGGWAVFNIGAAAIRQAQQFLSKQS comes from the coding sequence ATGGACTGGAGAGTGTTAATCGTTTTAACCCCTTTGCTTATTGCTGGTGGCTGGGCTGTCTTCAATATCGGCGCTGCCGCTATTAGACAAGCTCAACAGTTTCTCAGCAAACAAAGTTAA
- a CDS encoding TIGR02652 family protein: MINASLQYPVFGPDIHCPHCRQLIPALTLTDTYLCPRHGAFEADPKTGELVHLQSGRHWRLWNGEWYRQHTHPDGIRFEIHEALDRLYTQGFKATKVIIANRYRDLVSSYLERNTTWRGNEPGEATIPRLYGLPVEFSPDAPDEPCWDVINFDLEKEPGVPKRYPYFRLFD, from the coding sequence ATGATCAATGCAAGTTTACAATACCCTGTTTTTGGCCCCGATATCCATTGTCCTCACTGTCGGCAGCTAATCCCCGCCCTCACTTTGACGGATACCTATTTGTGTCCGCGCCATGGGGCTTTTGAAGCCGATCCCAAAACGGGTGAGTTGGTTCACTTGCAGTCAGGACGGCATTGGCGACTCTGGAATGGTGAGTGGTATCGTCAACACACCCACCCGGATGGTATTCGTTTTGAGATTCACGAAGCACTCGATCGCCTCTATACTCAAGGATTTAAAGCGACTAAAGTGATTATTGCCAACCGTTATCGCGATCTAGTTAGTTCCTACCTAGAACGTAACACCACTTGGCGCGGTAATGAACCGGGTGAAGCCACTATTCCCCGTCTCTACGGTTTACCGGTAGAATTTAGTCCCGATGCCCCCGATGAACCCTGTTGGGATGTAATTAACTTTGATCTGGAAAAAGAACCGGGGGTTCCCAAACGTTATCCCTATTTTCGTCTTTTTGACTGA
- a CDS encoding adenylate/guanylate cyclase domain-containing protein, producing the protein MDILPGQNPYLLLHTEKGQRFFPLVGRSYWTIGRSKDNDIVIKDHCISRNHAILQSTETGDFYLIDLGSRNGTFVNGRRVGIPVTIHSKEQITFGKTEVQFYRPAPTNVSKQPRNLEWDTLTSVLHERRLTSVMVVDMRNFTALTRQLDEKVLSSLIGNWFRHAGNIIRSSGCWVDKYIGDAIMAIWFHGQQEVNQDDILQIFRAITQLHNMTCTLSAQYPLPFPLRIGAGVNTGYAMVGNTGSGEHPDYTAIGDTVNAAFRLESATKEMGKDLAIGATTYGYLIGLPHLQQVFAQHTVSLKGYHDSTITYGTTFDDLDRFLDANSSEEMTGITGVVGSVGFED; encoded by the coding sequence GTGGATATACTACCAGGACAAAATCCCTATTTACTACTCCATACCGAGAAGGGCCAGCGTTTTTTCCCTCTCGTGGGGAGATCTTACTGGACAATCGGACGGAGCAAAGATAACGATATCGTGATTAAAGATCACTGTATCTCTCGTAATCACGCTATTTTACAATCCACGGAAACAGGGGATTTTTATCTGATCGATCTCGGTAGTCGCAATGGAACTTTTGTCAATGGCAGAAGGGTAGGCATTCCAGTGACTATCCATAGCAAAGAGCAGATCACCTTTGGCAAAACCGAGGTGCAGTTCTATCGTCCTGCTCCCACCAATGTAAGCAAGCAACCGCGCAATTTAGAATGGGATACCCTCACCTCCGTCCTCCATGAACGGCGCTTAACATCGGTGATGGTGGTAGATATGCGGAATTTTACGGCTTTAACCAGGCAATTAGACGAAAAAGTGCTTTCTTCTCTGATTGGCAATTGGTTTCGCCATGCGGGGAATATTATCCGCAGTTCCGGCTGTTGGGTAGATAAATATATTGGTGATGCGATCATGGCCATCTGGTTTCACGGCCAACAGGAAGTCAATCAAGACGATATCCTGCAAATTTTCCGAGCAATTACGCAACTACATAACATGACTTGCACTTTAAGTGCACAATATCCCTTACCTTTCCCATTACGCATCGGTGCGGGGGTGAATACTGGTTATGCCATGGTCGGCAATACTGGCAGCGGTGAACATCCAGATTATACGGCGATCGGCGATACAGTCAACGCCGCTTTTCGTTTGGAGTCGGCTACTAAAGAAATGGGCAAGGATTTAGCCATCGGAGCTACTACCTACGGTTATCTCATCGGTTTACCCCATCTCCAGCAAGTTTTTGCTCAACATACCGTCAGTCTGAAAGGATACCACGATAGCACTATTACCTACGGAACCACTTTTGATGACTTGGATCGTTTCCTCGATGCCAACAGTAGTGAGGAGATGACCGGAATTACAGGAGTTGTCGGCAGTGTCGGTTTTGAAGATTGA